The DNA region GGAACCGGCCGGGCTCGTAGTCCCGTGCCTCGCGCGGGTGATGCCTCGTCGGCGGACCCACCACGTGCTCTCGGCGCATGCTCGCTCCTGTCGTCAGCGGGGCTTCGTCCTCGACTCGATCTCGCCGCGCAGGAACAGCTCCGCCGCGCGGTACGACGATCGGACCAGCGGGCCGCTCGCCACGTACCGGAACCCGAGGGCGAGCCCCTGGTCCCGGTACGCCGCGAAGCGCTCGGGCGACACGTACTCCACCACCGGAAGGTGCCAGGCGCTCGGGCGCAGGTACTGGCCGAGCGTGAGGATCTCGACGCCGTTCGCGCGGAGGTCCCGCATCGCCTCGACCACCTCGGCCTCCTGCTCGCCCAGGCCGACCATGATCGACGACTTCGTGACCACCTGCGGGAACTCGCGCTTCATCTGCGCGAGCACGCCGAGCGTCTGGTCGTAGGTGGCCTTCGCGTCGCGGACCGCCGGCGTGAGGCGGCGCACGGTCTCGAGGTTGTTCGCGAAGACGTCCGGCGCGGCGCGGCCGACCGTGCGCACGGCCGCGGGGTCGCCCCGGAAGTCCGGCGTCAGCACCTCGACGAGCAGCCCGGGGATCTCCTTCAGCCGCCGGATCGCGTCGGCGAAGTGCGCGGCGCCGCCGTCCGGCAGGTCGTCGCGGTCCACGCTGGTCACGACGATGTAGTCGAGCCCCAGCTCGGCGATGGCCGCGGCCAGGTGGCGCGGCTCGTCGGGATCGAGCGCCGGCGGGTGCGCGGCCGTCTTCACGTTGCAGAAGCGGCAGCCGCGCGTGCACACGTCGCCCATCAGCATGACGGTCGCGGTGCCGCCGCCCCAGCACTCCGCCACGTTCGGGCAGTGCGCCTCGGCGCAGACGGTGTGGAGCTGGAGCCCCTTCAGCGTCTCCCGGACCTTCTGGTAGCGCTCGCCCCCCGGCACGTTCACCCGGAGCCAGCTCGGCTTCTTGGCGTCCATCGGGATGCCGCGCTCG from Anaeromyxobacter dehalogenans 2CP-C includes:
- the lipA gene encoding lipoyl synthase, coding for MSVPRSSLPVLGTEAPTSRRDIATAMRERGIPMDAKKPSWLRVNVPGGERYQKVRETLKGLQLHTVCAEAHCPNVAECWGGGTATVMLMGDVCTRGCRFCNVKTAAHPPALDPDEPRHLAAAIAELGLDYIVVTSVDRDDLPDGGAAHFADAIRRLKEIPGLLVEVLTPDFRGDPAAVRTVGRAAPDVFANNLETVRRLTPAVRDAKATYDQTLGVLAQMKREFPQVVTKSSIMVGLGEQEAEVVEAMRDLRANGVEILTLGQYLRPSAWHLPVVEYVSPERFAAYRDQGLALGFRYVASGPLVRSSYRAAELFLRGEIESRTKPR